From the genome of Triticum aestivum cultivar Chinese Spring chromosome 3B, IWGSC CS RefSeq v2.1, whole genome shotgun sequence, one region includes:
- the LOC123071224 gene encoding prostatic spermine-binding protein: MKPAVEGDERAAEIARIKAAAAAAKKAAEEVVDVDDEGEDDEGDEEEEAVDGDDDDDDDEVDDDGEEDEDEGVEGEDKGSAAQQVVDISDEDDDGGDEEEGGDDDDDDDDDDDDEEDDDEVDEEEEPEEELGTEYLVQPLGRAEDEEHSSDFEPEENGDGAEDEEIEDDDAEDGEDPVKAQSSSKRKRSGGEDEDDDDGDDDGDDDEKPPSKR, encoded by the exons GTGCGGCGGAGATCGCCCGCATCAAGGCTGCCGCGGCCGCCGCCAAAAAGGCGGCGGAAGAGGTGGTGGATGTGGACGATGAGGGTGAGGACGACGAgggagatgaggaggaggaggcggttgacggcgacgacgacgacgacgacgacgaagtcgacgacgatggggaagaggacgaggacgagggGGTGGAGGGTGAGGATAAGGGGTCGGCGGCGCAGCAGGTGGTCGACATCTCcgacgaggacgacgacggcggtgaTGAAGAGGAGGGCggtgacgatgatgacgacgacgacgacgacgacgatgacgaggaggatgacGACGAAGTCGACGAGGAGGAAGAGCCCGAG GAGGAGCTAGGAACTGAATATCTGGTGCAGCCGCTTGGCCGTGCTGAAGACGAAGAGCATTCCAGTGACTTCGAGCCAGAAGAAAATGGTGATGGTGCTGAGGACGAGGAGATTGAGGATGACGATGCTGAGGATGGTGAGGATCCTGTCAAGGCGCAATCCTCATCAAAGAGGAAGAGGTCTGGTggggaggatgaagatgatgacgacggtgatgatgatggtgatgatgatgagaagCCTCCATCAAAGCGATAG